The Maniola hyperantus chromosome 2, iAphHyp1.2, whole genome shotgun sequence genome includes a region encoding these proteins:
- the LOC117989265 gene encoding putative serine protease K12H4.7, with translation MLIKYYPFILLLNPCVSGGTDLFCIKNGFKYLNDEISSEPHLEETITQTKWLKQKLDHFNTTDQRVWKMRYFKRLSFWKLNGPIYLFLGGESPASARWAETGIMYELAKETNGALYVSEHRYYGESKPLNGTDAEALKYLSARQALADNAYLLKYLKRCSIYKKSKVVVVGGSYSGNLAAWMKLLYPDLVDAGIASSPPVLAKTNFYEYLEKVSDNYEQYGTNKCLGTIKKIFMRYDKLMQSSKGIKLLKKEENICEQCDMTVRENQYLFFSYKVGEFMSVSQYGTTEQIKNHCKTLQNETIPRIPQEDSTRNNCTCYDFDEMIEGFYIEGNEWIISWIYQTCNELGFFATTSSDEQPFTNNMPLKFNIKMCLKMFGPDFDEERVNSGVTAVNDLYGALNPNVTNVVFSNGDLDPWSAISILEDLSHDAPAVVIPRASHCRDLYSNKDGDSEELKEARKNIKKIIKKWIGAEY, from the coding sequence ATGCTAATTAAGTATTAtccatttattttacttttaaacccATGTGTTTCGGGTGGTACTGATCTGTTCTGTATAAAAAATGGATTCAAATATCTCAACGATGAAATAAGTTCAGAACCACATCTGGAAGAAACCATAACACAAACGAAATGGCTCAAACAAAAATTAGACCATTTCAACACAACGGACCAGAGAGTCTGGAAAATGAGGTATTTTAAAAGATTGAGTTTTTGGAAACTCAATGGTccaatttacttatttttggGAGGAGAAAGTCCCGCTTCTGCGCGATGGGCGGAAACAGGGATAATGTACGAGTTGGCTAAAGAAACAAATGGTGCCTTGTATGTTTCCGAGCACAGGTATTATGGTGAAAGCAAACCACTGAACGGCACAGATGCGGAAGCTTTGAAATATTTGAGTGCCAGACAGGCCTTAGCAGATAATGCGTATTTGTTGAAATATCTTAAACGTTGTTCTATTTACAAAAAGTCTAAGGTTGTTGTCGTCGGAGGATCATACTCTGGCAACTTAGCGGCGTGGATGAAATTATTATATCCTGATTTAGTTGACGCCGGCATTGCGAGTAGCCCACCTGTTTTAGCGAAAACGAATTTCTATGAATACCTTGAAAAAGTCAGTGACAATTATGAACAGTATGGTACAAACAAATGTTTAGGAAcgatcaaaaaaatatttatgagaTACGATAAGTTAATGCAAAGTTCTAAGGGGATTAAACTATTAAAGAAAGAAGAGAATATTTGTGAACAGTGTGATATGACTGTGCGAGAAAATCAGTACCTGTTTTTCAGTTATAAAGTAGGCGAATTTATGAGTGTCTCCCAATATGGTACTActgaacaaataaaaaatcattgTAAAACTTTACAAAATGAAACAATACCTAGGATACCTCAGGAAGATTCTACACGGAATAACTGCACTTGCTATGATTTCGATGAAATGATCGAAGGTTTTTATATCGAGGGAAATGAATGGATTATTTCGTGGATTTATCAAACTTGTAATGAGTTGGGTTTCTTCGCAACTACGTCATCAGATGAGCAACCTTTCACAAACAATATGCCTCTTAAGttcaatattaaaatgtgtctTAAAATGTTTGGCCCAGACTTTGATGAAGAGAGAGTGAATAGTGGTGTTACAGCAGTTAATGATTTATATGGAGCATTAAACCCGAATGTTACTAATGTAGTTTTTTCAAATGGTGACTTAGATCCGTGGAGCGCTATTAGCATTCTGGAAGACCTCTCACACGATGCTCCAGCGGTAGTAATTCCTAGAGCTTCGCATTGTCGGGACTTGTATTCTAACAAAGACGGCGATTCTGAGGAATTGAAAGAGGCtaggaaaaatataaaaaaaataattaaaaaatggaTAGGAGCGGAATATTAA
- the LOC117989254 gene encoding putative serine protease K12H4.7, with protein sequence MLIKYYPFILLLNQYVSGSGVELFCVKNGFKYLNDEINLEPHLEEFITQTKWLKQKLDHFNATDQRDWKMRYFKRLSFWKLNGPIYLFLGGEGPVSPRWADTGIMYELAKETNGALYVSEHRYYGESKPLNGTDAEALKYLSARQALADNAYLLKYLKHFYIYKKSKVVVVGGSYSGNLAAWMKLLYPDLVDAAIASSGPVLAKMDFYEYLEKVSDNYELYGTKKCLGTIKKIFKRYDKLIQTADGIKLLKEEENICEKCNLSAPENQQIFFGVKVGEFMRISQYGTTEQIKGHCQSLQNESIPRTPPEESTRNNCTCYDFDETIKGYYSKENEWIISWLYQTCTEFGYFQTTSSDDHPFTNNMPLNFYIRMCHKLFGPDFDEERVIKGVAAVNDLYGALHLNVTNVVFSNGNLDPWSTLSVLEALSYNAPAVVIPRASHCRDLFSNRDGDIEELKEARKDIKNLVKKWIGAEC encoded by the coding sequence ATGCTGATTAAGTATTATCCATTTATTTTGCTGTTAAACCAATATGTGTCTGGTAGTGGTGTTGAGCTGTTCTGTGTGAAAAATGGATTCAAATACCTCAACGATGAAATTAATTTAGAACCGCATTTGGAAGAATTCATAACACAAACAAAATGGCTCAAACAAAAATTAGACCATTTCAACGCGACAGACCAGAGAGACTGGAAAATGAGATATTTTAAAAGATTGAGTTTTTGGAAACTAAATGGTCCAATTTACCTATTTTTGGGAGGAGAAGGTCCCGTTTCTCCGCGATGGGCGGACACAGGGATAATGTACGAGTTGGCTAAAGAAACAAACGGTGCCTTGTATGTTTCCGAGCACAGGTATTATGGTGAAAGCAAACCACTGAACGGCACTGATGCGGAAGCTTTGAAGTATTTGAGTGCTAGGCAGGCCTTAGCAGATAACGCGTATTTGTTGAAATATCTTAagcatttttatatttacaaaaagtcTAAGGTTGTTGTCGTTGGAGGGTCATACTCAGGCAACCTAGCAGCGTGGATGAAATTATTATATCCCGATTTAGTTGACGCGGCCATTGCGAGTAGTGGACCTGTTTTAGCGAAAATGGATTTCTATGAATACCTTGAAAAAGTCAGTGACAATTATGAACTGTAtggtacaaaaaaatgtttaggtacaattaaaaaaatatttaagagatATGATAAGTTAATACAAACGGCTGATGGGATTAAATTGTTAAAGGAAGAAGAGAATATTTGTGAAAAATGCAATTTATCTGCGCCAGAAAATCAGCAAATTTTTTTCGGTGTCAAAGTTGGCGAATTCATGCGTATCTCCCAATATGGCACAACAGAACAAATAAAAGGTCATTGTCAAAGCTTACAAAATGAATCAATTCCTAGGACACCACCGGAAGAATCTACAAGGAATAACTGTACTTGCTATGATTTCGATGAAACTATTAAAGGGTATTATTCGAAGGAAAATGAATGGATAATATCCTGGCTTTATCAAACTTGTACTGAGTTTGGTTACTTTCAAACCACGTCATCAGATGATCACCCTTTCACAAATAATATGCctcttaatttttatattagaaTGTGTCATAAATTGTTTGGTCCGGACTTTGATGAAGAGAGAGTAATTAAAGGGGTAGCAGCGGTTAATGATTTATATGGAGCACTACATCTGAACGTTACTAATGTAGTTTTTTCAAATGGTAACCTGGATCCGTGGAGCACTCTTAGCGTTTTGGAAGCCCTGTCATACAATGCACCAGCGGTAGTAATTCCTAGAGCTTCACATTGTAGAGACTTGTTTTCTAATAGAGACGGCGATATTGAGGAATTAAAAGAGGCTAGGAAGGACATaaaaaatttagttaaaaaatgGATAGGAGCCGAATGTTAA
- the LOC117991266 gene encoding intraflagellar transport protein 74 homolog, whose amino-acid sequence MDFSESSVERGSTGRRVDGQRPVSRRGFREYTNSGSAVSRSATMRPTSAYRGSTASRLSTAGFGPAPPTASRQSTAVTGFSMIDRPITQQGISGLRTSTVRGFRTRQLQDKRYWEEQMQVKVREMKAEIARLTDQADAGEREKSAKKHYEKRVRELAQELTDLQGRLADYNTAIRIANGEATKQSVEEQTRELEINNKKLQEEVELVFLEKQRKENQLRQLREQMEKEQSSISKILSEMTPEQKEQYSELESNAAALREEVEQARIQIDHLTREKEEFGKEISGSQIKMHLLELHRKLVAAEEKRDNLKDEINNRLDPQEEREKLLLQVREDNAAIASLDSNANNIKEQIRMVQELIEQAEQDLEEGNSERHQKYRELKKREETMDTFMSTYEENLKKEQEKIEQLEKDIVFALEHSSSNIDLDLSEIDSLKQRDGYSSVYDDSKKSVETLTKDYERFQANLKKAEATRERLATELQTLPEKTGVMKEELITLSDLEKLRDEGEEQKNNLESELRLLKEKLAPTESAVVEATNKLRRLQESLDGNEMYGKLNSLEEQLAQLENRKTILEEDIASITLKADYEPIKKEAMQELAALNKKIIEDLNSNKAY is encoded by the exons ATGGATTTTTCTGAGAGTAGCGTAGAGCGTGGAAGCACGGGCCGACGTGTGGATGGACAACGCCCAGTGTCTAGGAGAGGTTTTCGCGAATATACCAATAGTGGCTCTGCTGTATCAAG AAGTGCCACAATGAGACCCACATCAGCTTATAGAGGGAGTACTGCCTCTCGGCTATCGACTGCAGGATTTGGTCCAGCACCCCCCACTGCGAGCCGCCAATCTACTGCTGTAACTGGATTCTCTATG ATCGACAGACCAATAACTCAGCAAGGTATATCTGGCCTTCGCACAAGCACCGTACGAGGATTCCGAACACGACAACTACAAGACAAACGGTATTGGGAGGAACAGATGCAAGTTAAGGTACGAGAGATGAAGGCTGAAATTGCGAGACTGACGGACCAAGCTGATGCCGGAGAAAGGGAAAAGTCTGCGAAGAAACATTATGAGAAGCGAGTTAGAGAATTGGCACAGGAATTGACTG ATCTTCAAGGACGTTTAGCAGATTACAACACAGCTATTCGCATCGCCAATGGTGAGGCTACGAAACAATCAGTTGAAGAGCAAACCAGAGAACTTGAGATAAATAATAAGAAGTTGCAAGAGGAAGTCGAACTAGTGTTCTTGGAAAAACAGAGAAAGGAGAATCAGTTACGTCAACTTAGAGAACAAATGGAGAAG GAACAATCATCAATTTCCAAAATACTATCGGAAATGACACCGGAACAAAAGGAGCAATACAGCGAGCTTGAATCAAACGCTGCAGCTCTTCGCGAAGAAGTAGAGCAAGCCAGAATACAAATTGATCACCTCACTAGAGAGAAAGAagaatttggtaaagagatatCTGGTTCACAG atAAAAATGCATCTACTGGAGTTACATAGGAAACTTGTAGCTGCAGAAGAGAAGCGAGATAATTTAAAGGACGAAATAAATAACAGGTTGGATCCACAAGAGGAAAGAGAAAAGTTATTATTACAG GTTCGCGAAGATAATGCAGCAATCGCATCTCTCGATAGCAACGCCAACAATATAAAGGAACAAATTCGTATGGTTCAAGAGTTAATCGAGCAAGCCGAACAG gaTCTTGAAGAAGGCAATTCTGAACGCCACCAAAAATACAGAGAACTAAAGAAGCGCGAGGAAACCATGGATACATTTATGTCCACTTATGAAGAGAACCTTAAAAAGGAACAAGAGAAAATTGAACAATTGGAGAAGGATATTGTCTTTGCACTAGAACATAGCAGTTCTAATATAGATCTGGATTTAAGTGAAATTGATTCATTAAAGCAAAGAGATGGGTATTCGTCTGTTTACGATGATAGCAAGAAATCGGTGGAAACGTTGACTAAGGATTACGAAAGATTTCAGGCTAACTTGAAAAAGGCTGAAGCAACTCGCGAACGCTTAGCCACAGAGCTTCAAACACTTCCAGAAAAAACTGGAGTCATGAAAGAAGAACTGATTACATTATCGGACTTGGAAAAATTGAGGGATGAAG GTGAAGAACAGAAAAATAATTTAGAGAGCGAATTGCGGTTGCTGAAAGAAAAACTGGCACCAACAGAAAGTGCCGTCGTGGAAGCAACTAATAAACTAAGGAGACTGCAG GAAAGCCTCGATGGCAACGAAATGTATGGAAAGCTGAACAGCCTGGAAGAACAACTTGCGCAGTTGGAGAATCGAAAGACAATACTTGAAGAGGATATAGCATCAATAACATTGAAAGCTGATTACGAACCTATAAAGAAGGAAGCTATGCAGGAACTTGCAGCATTAAACAAGAAGATAATTGAAGATCTTAATAGCAATAAGGCTTATTAA